In Proteus vulgaris, the following are encoded in one genomic region:
- a CDS encoding RepB family plasmid replication initiator protein, with protein MDHQLESIDGTIMSKRTKDKDLEKLDVIKDSPQMSLFEIIESPAKKDDYSNTIEIYDALPKYIWDQKREHEDLSNAVVTRQCTIRGQHFTVKVKPAIIEKDDGRTVLIYAGQREEILEDALRKLAVNGKGHIIEGKAGVMFTLYELQKELSKMGHGYNLNEIKEAIQVCRGATLECISDDGEAFISSSFFPMVGLTTRGEFRKKGGNARCYVQFNPLVNESIMNLSFRQYNYKIGMQIRSPLARYIYKRMSHYWTQASPDSPYTPSLISFLTQSPRELSPRMPENVRAMKLALEALIKQEVISDYDANQIKDGRRVIDVRYVIRPHENFVKQVMASNKRKQQTELRAIKHGMIDHDIIDEPQRKGR; from the coding sequence ATGGACCACCAGCTAGAAAGTATCGACGGAACAATCATGAGCAAGAGAACCAAAGACAAAGACCTGGAGAAACTCGACGTAATCAAAGACTCACCGCAAATGAGCCTGTTTGAGATCATTGAATCTCCGGCCAAGAAAGACGACTACTCCAACACCATCGAGATCTACGATGCGCTGCCGAAGTACATTTGGGACCAAAAGCGTGAGCATGAAGATTTATCCAACGCTGTAGTGACACGACAATGCACCATCAGAGGCCAGCATTTCACGGTGAAGGTGAAGCCAGCCATCATCGAGAAGGATGACGGAAGAACCGTGCTGATCTACGCGGGACAGCGAGAGGAAATCCTTGAGGATGCTCTACGCAAGCTCGCAGTGAACGGGAAAGGCCATATCATCGAGGGCAAGGCTGGAGTCATGTTCACTCTGTACGAACTCCAGAAAGAGCTCTCGAAGATGGGTCACGGGTACAACCTGAACGAAATCAAGGAAGCAATCCAGGTTTGTCGTGGCGCAACACTCGAATGTATCAGTGATGACGGTGAAGCCTTCATCAGCTCCAGCTTCTTCCCGATGGTGGGACTGACCACCAGAGGTGAGTTTCGCAAGAAAGGCGGGAACGCCAGGTGCTATGTGCAGTTCAACCCGCTGGTAAACGAATCGATCATGAATCTGTCGTTTCGTCAGTACAACTACAAAATCGGAATGCAAATCCGCTCCCCTCTTGCACGGTACATCTACAAGCGAATGAGCCACTACTGGACTCAAGCATCACCAGATTCGCCGTACACGCCATCGCTTATCAGCTTCCTGACCCAGAGCCCTCGTGAATTGAGCCCACGGATGCCGGAGAACGTCAGAGCCATGAAGCTCGCTCTGGAGGCCCTCATCAAACAAGAGGTCATAAGCGACTACGACGCGAACCAGATCAAGGATGGCCGCAGAGTCATCGACGTGCGGTACGTCATAAGGCCTCATGAGAACTTCGTGAAGCAGGTGATGGCGTCCAACAAGCGTAAGCAGCAGACAGAGCTACGGGCCATCAAGCACGGCATGATCGACCACGACATCATTGATGAACCCCAACGTAAGGGGAGATAG